A single window of Sphingobacterium sp. ML3W DNA harbors:
- a CDS encoding BamA/TamA family outer membrane protein — protein MQNQDHKKVINILVSVLLLVFITDTQTLRAQNPVKKIVKKVFSTEKDSTRSGVFMILPALGYAQETGVEYGVASNYNFYLNKKDSSIRSSNILLMGTYTSKKQSNIKLQADLWTTNNDYHIISEIRYRDWPSNFYGIGMDTKKADEDLISQKLFRAKIEVEKKIAPKYYTGINLQYDYFKFRDKETDGIFNEAPLLGKAGGQQLLVGISQLYDNRNNVSYTTKGYYARAKLAYAPKLWTKEDFEGVNFDADLRVFFPLHQKVTLAGQAIYRSTFGKTVPYYAYRDLGGDMMMRGYYIGRYKDKNYLASQAELRYRFHPRFAIAGFTGLGSVFSKEYQARFVPSYGGGLRYFFSLEHSSNIRLEYAYGEQRPGEKRQSGFYLSLSEAF, from the coding sequence ATGCAAAATCAAGATCATAAAAAGGTCATCAATATATTAGTTTCAGTACTACTCCTTGTTTTCATCACCGATACACAAACATTAAGAGCTCAAAACCCTGTCAAAAAAATTGTCAAAAAAGTCTTTTCCACAGAAAAAGATTCCACTCGATCTGGAGTTTTCATGATTTTGCCCGCTTTGGGTTATGCCCAGGAAACAGGTGTTGAATATGGCGTCGCCAGTAATTACAATTTTTATTTAAATAAAAAAGACAGCAGCATCAGGTCATCCAATATACTATTGATGGGAACCTATACTTCAAAAAAACAATCCAATATAAAATTACAAGCAGATCTTTGGACTACTAATAATGATTACCACATTATCTCTGAAATCCGATACCGCGATTGGCCTTCCAATTTCTATGGTATTGGCATGGATACCAAAAAGGCAGATGAAGATTTGATCAGTCAAAAATTATTTCGTGCTAAGATTGAAGTGGAAAAAAAGATTGCTCCTAAATACTATACGGGTATAAATTTACAATACGATTATTTTAAATTTAGGGACAAAGAAACCGACGGTATTTTCAACGAGGCTCCTTTACTGGGGAAAGCAGGCGGCCAACAACTGCTGGTGGGAATCTCACAATTATACGATAACCGAAACAATGTATCCTATACGACAAAAGGCTATTATGCACGCGCAAAATTGGCATATGCTCCAAAACTTTGGACTAAGGAGGATTTTGAAGGTGTAAATTTCGATGCCGATCTGCGTGTATTTTTTCCTTTGCATCAAAAAGTGACACTTGCTGGACAAGCAATCTATAGAAGTACGTTCGGTAAGACAGTACCTTATTATGCTTATCGTGACCTTGGCGGTGATATGATGATGAGAGGCTATTATATAGGTCGGTACAAGGATAAAAATTACTTGGCGTCACAAGCTGAGCTTCGATACAGGTTTCATCCTCGATTTGCAATCGCGGGCTTTACAGGATTGGGATCCGTATTCTCAAAAGAATACCAAGCGAGGTTTGTTCCCTCATATGGTGGTGGACTACGCTATTTCTTTAGCTTAGAGCATAGCAGTAATATTCGTCTCGAATATGCATATGGTGAACAACGTCCTGGCGAAAAAAGACAATCAGGCTTTTATTTATCACTAAGTGAAGCTTTTTAA
- the tuf gene encoding elongation factor Tu — protein MAKEKFDRSKPHLNIGTIGHVDHGKTTTTAAITKVLADAGLSEARSFDSIDSAPEEKERGITINTSHVEYSTASRHYAHVDCPGHADYVKNMVTGAAQMDGAIIVVAATDGPMPQTREHILLGRQVGIPAIVVFLNKTDLVDDEELLDLVEMEIRELLSFYDYPGDDVPVIKGSALGALNGEPEWVAKIMELMDAVDNYIPIPPRLTELPFLMPVEDVFSITGRGTVATGRIERGVINSGDPVEILGMGAAEGLKSTVTGVEMFRKILDYGEAGDNVGLLLRGIEKTDIKRGMVIVKPGTVTPHDYFKAEVYVLSKAEGGRHTPFFNKYRPQFYFRTTDVTGEITLAEGTEMVMPGDNVTITVKLISAIAMEKGLRFAIREGGRTVGAGQVTEIL, from the coding sequence ATGGCAAAAGAGAAATTTGACCGTAGTAAACCACACTTAAACATTGGTACAATCGGTCACGTTGACCACGGTAAAACTACTACAACTGCAGCTATTACTAAAGTATTAGCAGATGCAGGTTTATCAGAAGCTCGTTCATTTGATTCAATTGACTCTGCTCCTGAAGAAAAAGAACGTGGTATCACAATTAATACTTCACACGTTGAGTATTCAACAGCTAGTCGTCACTATGCACACGTTGACTGTCCAGGTCACGCGGATTACGTGAAAAACATGGTTACTGGTGCTGCTCAAATGGATGGTGCTATCATTGTAGTTGCTGCTACTGATGGTCCAATGCCTCAAACGCGTGAGCACATCTTATTAGGTCGTCAAGTAGGTATTCCTGCAATTGTTGTTTTCTTAAACAAAACTGACTTAGTAGATGATGAAGAATTATTAGATTTAGTTGAAATGGAAATTCGTGAATTGTTATCATTCTACGATTATCCAGGAGATGATGTTCCAGTAATCAAAGGTTCTGCTTTAGGTGCCCTTAACGGAGAGCCTGAGTGGGTTGCTAAAATTATGGAATTAATGGATGCTGTTGATAACTACATTCCAATTCCTCCACGTTTAACTGAATTACCTTTCTTAATGCCAGTAGAGGATGTATTCTCGATCACAGGTCGTGGTACTGTTGCTACAGGTCGTATTGAAAGAGGTGTAATCAACTCTGGAGATCCAGTTGAGATTTTAGGTATGGGTGCTGCTGAAGGTTTGAAATCTACAGTAACAGGTGTTGAGATGTTCCGTAAAATCTTGGATTACGGTGAAGCTGGTGATAACGTAGGTTTATTATTACGTGGTATTGAGAAAACTGATATCAAACGTGGTATGGTTATCGTTAAACCAGGTACAGTAACTCCTCACGATTATTTCAAAGCTGAGGTTTACGTTTTATCAAAAGCTGAAGGTGGTCGTCACACACCATTCTTTAACAAATACCGTCCTCAATTCTATTTCCGTACAACAGATGTTACAGGTGAAATCACTTTAGCTGAAGGTACTGAGATGGTAATGCCAGGTGATAACGTTACGATCACTGTTAAATTGATCTCTGCTATCGCAATGGAAAAAGGTCTACGTTTCGCTATCCGTGAAGGTGGTAGAACTGTAGGTGCTGGTCAGGTAACTGAAATTTTATAA
- the secE gene encoding preprotein translocase subunit SecE → MAKVLDFFKDSYVEITEKVTWPTWAQLQNSAVIVLVASVIIALLVFVMDKASSNVLELLYGIAS, encoded by the coding sequence ATGGCAAAAGTACTGGATTTTTTTAAAGACTCTTATGTCGAGATTACAGAGAAGGTTACTTGGCCTACTTGGGCTCAGTTGCAAAACTCCGCTGTAATTGTACTTGTTGCTTCTGTTATAATAGCATTATTGGTTTTTGTAATGGATAAAGCTTCAAGTAACGTATTAGAGTTGTTGTACGGTATTGCTTCTTAA
- the nusG gene encoding transcription termination/antitermination protein NusG — translation MADQSLKWYVVRAVSGKEKKVKQYIDAEVSRLGIEHLVTQVLIPMEKYYLMRDGKKVAKERNYYPGYVLIEVALDGELEHIIKGVNSVIGFLGDKAGNAIPLRQAEVNRILGKVDEMAEQGETINVPYYVGETVKVNDGPFNGFTGEIEEVHEDKKKLIVMVKVFGRKTPLELNYMQVEKE, via the coding sequence ATGGCAGATCAAAGTTTAAAATGGTACGTAGTTCGTGCAGTGAGTGGTAAGGAGAAGAAGGTAAAGCAATATATTGATGCCGAAGTTAGCCGTTTAGGAATTGAGCATTTGGTTACTCAAGTGTTGATTCCGATGGAGAAGTACTATTTGATGCGTGATGGGAAGAAAGTGGCTAAAGAGCGTAACTATTATCCTGGGTACGTTTTAATAGAGGTTGCTTTAGATGGTGAGTTGGAACACATCATTAAAGGAGTTAATAGTGTTATTGGATTTTTAGGGGATAAAGCAGGTAATGCTATTCCATTACGCCAAGCAGAGGTTAATCGTATTCTAGGTAAAGTAGATGAGATGGCTGAGCAAGGTGAGACAATTAATGTACCATATTACGTTGGTGAGACTGTGAAGGTGAATGATGGTCCGTTTAATGGTTTCACAGGTGAGATTGAAGAAGTTCACGAAGACAAGAAAAAATTAATCGTAATGGTGAAAGTTTTCGGAAGAAAAACACCATTGGAATTAAACTACATGCAAGTAGAAAAAGAATAA
- the rplK gene encoding 50S ribosomal protein L11: MAKEVSALVKLQVKGGAANPSPPVGPALGAKGVNIMDFCKQFNARTQDKPGKVLPVVITVYADKSFDFIIKTPPVAIQLKETAGLKSGSGEPNRKKVASVTWEQVEVIAKDKMVDLNAFTLDAAMRMVAGTARSMGITVAGNAPWNN; this comes from the coding sequence ATGGCAAAAGAAGTCAGTGCGTTAGTAAAATTACAAGTTAAGGGCGGAGCTGCGAATCCATCACCACCGGTAGGACCTGCATTAGGTGCTAAAGGTGTGAACATTATGGATTTCTGTAAACAGTTCAATGCTCGTACGCAAGACAAACCAGGAAAAGTATTACCTGTTGTCATTACAGTTTACGCCGATAAATCTTTTGATTTTATCATTAAAACTCCACCAGTTGCTATTCAATTGAAAGAAACTGCAGGGTTGAAAAGCGGTTCAGGTGAGCCTAACCGTAAAAAGGTAGCTTCAGTTACTTGGGAACAAGTTGAAGTTATCGCTAAAGATAAAATGGTAGATTTAAACGCGTTCACTTTAGATGCTGCTATGAGAATGGTAGCTGGGACAGCACGTAGTATGGGGATTACCGTTGCCGGTAATGCTCCTTGGAACAATTAA
- the rplA gene encoding 50S ribosomal protein L1: MARLTKNQKAALSKIEAGKAYSLKEAAALVKEISLTKFDASVDIDVRLGVDPRKANQMVRGIATLPHGTGKTVRVLVLCTPDKEEEAKAAGADFVGLDEYISKIEGGWTDVDIIITMPSVMAKVGKLGRILGPRNLMPNPKTGTVTTDVGKAVTDVKGGKIDFKVDKTGIIHTSVGKASFDADKIYENALEVLQTISRLKPSAAKGTYFKSIHISSTMSPGIHIETKSVAGI; this comes from the coding sequence GTGGCTAGATTAACAAAAAATCAAAAAGCGGCACTATCCAAAATTGAAGCTGGTAAAGCATACTCTTTAAAAGAAGCTGCGGCTTTAGTTAAAGAAATCTCATTGACCAAATTCGATGCTTCTGTGGATATCGACGTTCGTTTAGGCGTAGATCCTCGTAAAGCAAATCAAATGGTTCGTGGTATTGCAACTTTACCTCACGGAACTGGTAAAACTGTTCGTGTTTTAGTTTTATGTACTCCTGATAAGGAAGAAGAAGCTAAAGCGGCAGGAGCTGATTTCGTAGGTTTAGATGAGTATATCAGTAAAATTGAAGGCGGTTGGACTGACGTTGATATCATTATTACAATGCCTAGTGTGATGGCTAAAGTAGGTAAATTGGGTCGTATTTTAGGTCCAAGAAACTTAATGCCAAATCCTAAAACTGGAACTGTAACTACAGATGTAGGTAAAGCAGTAACAGATGTTAAAGGCGGTAAGATTGATTTCAAAGTTGATAAAACTGGTATCATCCATACTTCAGTTGGTAAAGCGTCGTTCGATGCAGACAAAATTTATGAAAACGCATTAGAGGTATTACAAACTATCTCTCGTTTGAAACCGTCTGCAGCTAAAGGAACATACTTTAAAAGCATTCACATTTCCTCAACTATGAGTCCTGGTATTCATATTGAAACTAAATCAGTAGCGGGTATTTAA
- the rplJ gene encoding 50S ribosomal protein L10 codes for MRKEEKQEIVLALAEQIKSFGNFYITDTSDLSVEKVNGIRRKCFESDIQIKAVKNTLIKKALIEAGIESEELVGALKGASTIMFSEIANAPAKLIQALRKEGAKPLLKAAYIQETAFVGDDQLKALVSLKSKNELIADVIAALESPAKNVISALQSGGNTISGLVKALEQRG; via the coding sequence ATGAGAAAAGAAGAAAAACAAGAAATTGTTCTAGCTTTGGCCGAGCAGATTAAATCCTTCGGTAATTTCTATATTACTGATACTTCTGATTTATCGGTGGAGAAAGTGAATGGCATTCGTCGCAAATGTTTCGAAAGTGATATTCAAATTAAAGCTGTTAAGAACACTTTAATCAAAAAAGCATTAATCGAAGCTGGCATTGAGTCAGAGGAATTAGTAGGAGCATTGAAAGGTGCGTCAACTATCATGTTCTCTGAAATCGCAAATGCTCCAGCTAAATTAATCCAAGCTTTACGTAAAGAAGGTGCTAAACCTTTGTTAAAAGCTGCTTATATCCAAGAAACTGCATTTGTAGGTGATGATCAGTTGAAAGCATTAGTGAGTCTTAAATCTAAAAATGAACTCATTGCTGATGTTATCGCTGCATTGGAATCTCCTGCTAAGAATGTTATTTCAGCTCTTCAATCGGGTGGAAATACGATTTCAGGTTTAGTAAAAGCTTTAGAACAAAGAGGTTAA